A window of Proteus columbae contains these coding sequences:
- the lgt gene encoding prolipoprotein diacylglyceryl transferase, whose product MSISYLKFPEIDPVMFSIGPVSLHWYGMMYLVGFVFALWLANRRAAKPNSGWNKNEVETLLYVGFVGVFIGGRLGYVLFYNLPVFLNDPLYLFKVWDGGMSFHGGLIGVICAMIWFAKRTKRKFFQVADFVAPLIPFGLGLGRIGNFINGELWGRVTLDTPWAFLFPTSRSADLQLVAQDPTTLLPIIQEYGVLPRHPSQLYEMLLEGVVLFIILNIFVRKSRPVGSVSGLFLIGYGAFRIIVEFFRQPDAQLGLFGGVSMGQILSIPMILLGIIFMVWAYRQDKKTAQNPTSAHK is encoded by the coding sequence ATGAGTATAAGCTACCTTAAATTTCCAGAGATTGATCCCGTTATGTTCTCTATCGGGCCTGTGTCACTACACTGGTACGGTATGATGTATTTAGTTGGGTTTGTCTTTGCCTTATGGCTTGCAAATCGTCGAGCTGCAAAACCGAATAGTGGTTGGAATAAAAATGAAGTTGAAACATTACTTTATGTCGGTTTTGTGGGTGTATTTATCGGTGGTCGTTTAGGTTATGTTTTATTTTATAACCTACCTGTCTTTTTAAATGATCCTCTTTACCTCTTTAAAGTGTGGGATGGCGGAATGTCGTTCCATGGCGGTTTAATTGGGGTCATTTGTGCCATGATTTGGTTTGCTAAACGCACTAAACGTAAATTTTTCCAAGTGGCAGACTTTGTTGCACCGTTAATTCCATTTGGATTAGGGTTAGGCCGTATTGGTAACTTTATCAATGGCGAATTATGGGGACGTGTCACATTAGATACGCCTTGGGCGTTCTTATTCCCAACCTCGCGTTCTGCGGATCTCCAGCTTGTTGCCCAAGATCCAACAACGTTACTGCCTATTATTCAAGAATATGGTGTTTTACCTCGTCATCCCTCTCAGCTTTATGAAATGCTGTTAGAAGGCGTGGTGTTATTCATTATTCTGAATATTTTTGTGCGCAAAAGTCGTCCTGTCGGAAGTGTGTCAGGTCTATTCCTGATTGGTTATGGCGCATTCCGTATTATTGTTGAATTCTTCCGTCAACCAGACGCACAACTAGGATTATTTGGTGGTGTGAGTATGGGGCAAATACTTTCAATTCCAATGATTCTGTTGGGTATTATTTTTATGGTATGGGCTTATCGTCAAGATAAAAAAACGGCACAAAACCCAACATCTGCTCACAAATAG
- the ptsP gene encoding phosphoenolpyruvate--protein phosphotransferase, with translation MLTRLREIVEKVAMAAGLPEALELLVKETCQAMHTDVCSIYLADKQRSCFYLMATKGLKKPRGRAVSLSFDEGVVGEVGRLSELINLADIREHPSFKYLPQVKEDDLRAFLGVPIVYRRQLLGVLVVQQKERRLFNESEESFMVTLATQLGATLSQVQTKGLFGQYRQSRIKALSVSTGVVMAYGWQEVAQPILENVFKASALDIKAELNRLTVALEDATAECRRFSKRFMANAQKESAAIFDLYSHLLNDPQLKHKMTAIITQGYVAEWAVKVVVEKVSAQFSSLKDGYMRERASDLKALGQRLLFHLDDDLSSTNIWPERFILVADELSASLLAELPEQQLAGVIVRDGATHSHSAILVRAMGIPAIMGADIQPELLHNRMLILDGYRGEIFIEPEPFITQEYKQIIDEESVLSQIAEDQLEQQAVLKNGEAVSVQLNAGLNIKYEQRISVGIDGVGLYRTEIPFMLQSGFPSEDEQKNRYREILSFFPDKPVVLRALDIGADKQLPYMPINEENPCLGWRGIRILLDQPEIFLIQLRAMLKANLEFKNLKILLPMVTSLDEIDEARTLLLRACDEVSREIKCECVPPPLGIMLEVPSLVFMLSQLANRVDFISVGTNDLTQYLLAVDRNNTHVASLYDNLHPALLRSLNLIATQCQYYQLPVSVCGEMAGTPIGALLLIGLGFRQLSMSGRSLPRVKYLLRHLDPVMLQSFMQQVLQAETTTEIKKLSSEFMERQGLGGLIRGGI, from the coding sequence ATGCTGACACGTTTGCGAGAAATTGTAGAAAAAGTGGCTATGGCAGCGGGGCTTCCAGAAGCGCTTGAACTCTTAGTCAAGGAAACGTGTCAGGCAATGCACACGGATGTGTGTTCTATTTATCTTGCCGATAAACAACGTAGTTGTTTTTATCTTATGGCGACCAAAGGGTTAAAAAAACCTAGAGGGAGAGCCGTTAGCCTCTCGTTTGATGAAGGCGTTGTTGGTGAAGTGGGGCGTCTTTCAGAGCTCATCAACCTCGCTGATATTCGCGAGCATCCTAGCTTTAAATACCTTCCTCAAGTTAAAGAAGATGATCTCCGTGCTTTCCTCGGTGTACCTATTGTCTATCGTCGCCAACTCCTTGGTGTATTAGTCGTTCAGCAAAAAGAGCGTCGCTTATTTAATGAAAGCGAAGAATCTTTTATGGTGACACTGGCGACACAATTAGGTGCAACGTTATCGCAAGTACAAACTAAAGGGCTTTTTGGACAATATCGCCAAAGCCGTATTAAAGCACTTTCGGTTTCGACGGGTGTGGTGATGGCATATGGCTGGCAAGAAGTCGCTCAGCCAATCCTTGAAAATGTATTTAAAGCCAGTGCACTTGATATAAAAGCAGAGCTCAATCGACTCACTGTTGCTTTAGAAGATGCAACAGCAGAATGTCGCCGTTTTAGTAAGCGTTTTATGGCGAATGCACAAAAAGAGAGTGCGGCCATTTTTGATCTCTACTCGCATTTACTTAATGATCCACAGCTTAAACATAAAATGACCGCGATAATCACACAAGGTTATGTCGCAGAATGGGCAGTTAAAGTGGTGGTTGAGAAAGTATCAGCGCAATTTTCCAGCCTGAAAGACGGTTATATGCGAGAAAGAGCGTCTGATCTTAAAGCATTAGGACAGCGTTTATTATTCCATTTAGATGATGATCTAAGCTCAACCAATATTTGGCCAGAGCGTTTTATTTTGGTCGCTGATGAATTAAGTGCCAGTTTATTGGCGGAGTTACCAGAGCAACAACTTGCTGGTGTCATTGTTCGAGATGGCGCAACTCACTCACATTCTGCCATTCTTGTTAGAGCGATGGGAATACCCGCGATTATGGGAGCAGATATTCAACCTGAGCTGTTACATAATCGCATGCTTATTCTTGATGGTTATCGTGGAGAAATATTTATTGAGCCAGAGCCTTTTATTACTCAAGAATATAAACAAATTATTGATGAAGAGAGTGTATTAAGCCAAATTGCAGAAGATCAACTTGAACAGCAAGCGGTTTTAAAAAACGGTGAAGCAGTTAGTGTTCAATTGAATGCGGGATTAAATATAAAATATGAGCAACGCATTAGTGTGGGAATAGATGGTGTGGGTTTATATCGCACCGAAATACCTTTTATGTTGCAAAGCGGTTTTCCCTCTGAAGATGAACAAAAAAACCGTTATCGTGAAATTCTCTCTTTTTTTCCAGATAAACCCGTTGTATTGCGCGCTTTAGACATTGGTGCTGATAAGCAACTTCCTTATATGCCAATTAATGAGGAAAACCCCTGCTTAGGTTGGAGAGGAATAAGAATATTGCTCGATCAACCTGAAATCTTCCTTATTCAGCTACGTGCAATGCTAAAAGCAAATCTCGAATTTAAAAATTTGAAAATATTGTTGCCGATGGTGACAAGTCTTGATGAAATTGACGAAGCAAGAACATTGCTGCTACGAGCATGTGATGAAGTCAGTCGAGAAATAAAGTGTGAGTGTGTTCCACCACCGTTAGGCATCATGCTTGAAGTTCCTTCGTTGGTGTTTATGTTGTCACAATTAGCTAATCGGGTCGATTTTATCTCTGTTGGAACAAACGATTTGACTCAGTATTTGCTTGCTGTCGATCGTAATAATACCCATGTAGCATCACTCTATGATAATTTGCATCCTGCGTTATTGCGTTCACTGAATTTGATTGCAACACAATGCCAATATTATCAGTTGCCAGTGAGTGTTTGTGGTGAAATGGCGGGTACGCCAATAGGGGCATTGCTGTTAATAGGGCTCGGTTTTAGGCAGTTAAGCATGAGTGGTCGTAGTTTACCTAGGGTAAAATACTTATTGCGCCATCTTGATCCTGTGATGTTACAGTCTTTTATGCAACAGGTGTTGCAAGCTGAAACCACAACAGAAATCAAAAAATTGTCTTCTGAATTTATGGAACGGCAAGGATTAGGTGGATTAATTCGCGGAGGTATCTAG
- the rppH gene encoding RNA pyrophosphohydrolase: MIDDDGYRPNVGIVICNRQGQVLWARRYGQHSWQFPQGGINPGESPEQAMYRELFEEVGLSRKDVKILASTRNWLRYKLPKRLVRWDTKPVCIGQKQRWFLLQLTSNDKDINVQQSKTPEFDGWRWVSYWYPVRQVVSFKRDVYRRVMKEFAPVVMPLQEQVSLPRPSYGYRRKRY; the protein is encoded by the coding sequence GTGATCGATGATGATGGCTACCGCCCGAATGTAGGGATTGTAATTTGTAATCGGCAAGGGCAAGTGCTTTGGGCTCGTCGCTATGGGCAACATTCATGGCAATTTCCTCAAGGGGGAATTAATCCTGGAGAATCGCCAGAGCAGGCAATGTACCGAGAGTTGTTCGAAGAAGTTGGGTTAAGTCGCAAGGATGTTAAAATTCTTGCCTCCACACGTAACTGGTTACGTTACAAGTTACCGAAGCGTTTGGTGCGTTGGGACACAAAACCTGTTTGTATTGGACAAAAACAGCGTTGGTTCCTCTTGCAGTTAACAAGTAATGATAAAGACATTAATGTTCAACAAAGCAAAACGCCAGAATTTGATGGCTGGCGTTGGGTGAGTTACTGGTATCCTGTTAGACAAGTCGTCTCTTTTAAACGCGATGTTTATCGACGTGTAATGAAAGAGTTCGCACCCGTAGTCATGCCGTTGCAAGAACAAGTGTCTTTACCTCGTCCATCGTATGGATATCGGCGTAAAAGGTATTAG